A stretch of Vigna angularis cultivar LongXiaoDou No.4 chromosome 4, ASM1680809v1, whole genome shotgun sequence DNA encodes these proteins:
- the LOC108331621 gene encoding uncharacterized protein LOC108331621 isoform X2 translates to MEKDSSIRSNNTVSGARDKSGGEGSLLLRASSDGARQGTTSDLVLQWGNRKRLRCMKVQVKDDSSGPVQRTTVRVDRRVVRTDKDSLNKPTFGVNNNTLGVGHTHNNNNNNHHHNQINGYPNLRQRPSSPQQRILRNSEGSSAMRGGQSNGGVRGIASPDRGAHDKRGTHNNHLNDNNKSAASSDTAHDSKKGGSPSGSGDAAPPVWPPKFVIALTNKEKEEDFLAIKGSKLPQRPKKRAKFIQRTLNLWSALHASKGAWLIPNS, encoded by the exons ATGGAGAAAGATTCAAGTATTCGAAGCAATAACACGGTGTCTGGTGCTAGAGATAAAAGCGGAGGGGAAGGGTCGTTGCTGTTGAGGGCGAGTTCCGATGGCGCTAGACAGGGAACAACGTCGGATTTGGTGTTGCAGTGGGGGAATCGGAAGCGGTTAAGGTGCATGAAGGTGCAGGTTAAGGACGATTCTTCAGGCCCGGTTCAGAGGACAACGGTTCGGGTGGATCGCCGGGTCGTTAGAACCGATAAGGATTCTTTAAATAAGCCCACCTTCGGTGTCAATAATAACACCCTTGGAGTTGGACACActcataataataacaacaacaatcaTCATCATAATCAGATTAACGGGTATCCAAATCTCCGTCAACGTCCTTCTTCTCCGCAGCAACGAATTCTCAG GAACTCAGAAGGTTCAAGTGCCATGAGAGGAGGACAAAGCAACGGGGGCGTTAGGGGAATTGCCTCACCGGACAGGGGTGCGCACGATAAGAGGGGGACCCATAACAACCACCTTAATGACAACAACAAGTCCGCAGCCTCATCGGATACTGCGCACGATAGCAAGAAGGGAGGGTCGCCCTCTGGCAGCGGAGACGCGGCTCCGCCCGTGTGGCCCCCGAAGTTCGTGATTGCCTTGACCAACaaggagaaggaagaagattttctCGCCATTAAGGGCTCAAAGCTGCCTCAGAGACCCAAGAAGAGAGCAAAATTCATTCAGCGCACGCTTAAT CTGTGGAGTGCATTACACGCGTCAAAGGGAGCTTGGCTCATACCGAATAGTTAG
- the LOC108331621 gene encoding uncharacterized protein LOC108331621 isoform X1, whose product MEKDSSIRSNNTVSGARDKSGGEGSLLLRASSDGARQGTTSDLVLQWGNRKRLRCMKVQVKDDSSGPVQRTTVRVDRRVVRTDKDSLNKPTFGVNNNTLGVGHTHNNNNNNHHHNQINGYPNLRQRPSSPQQRILRNSEGSSAMRGGQSNGGVRGIASPDRGAHDKRGTHNNHLNDNNKSAASSDTAHDSKKGGSPSGSGDAAPPVWPPKFVIALTNKEKEEDFLAIKGSKLPQRPKKRAKFIQRTLNLVSPGAWLCDLTLERYEVREKKISKKRPRGLKAMGNMESDSE is encoded by the exons ATGGAGAAAGATTCAAGTATTCGAAGCAATAACACGGTGTCTGGTGCTAGAGATAAAAGCGGAGGGGAAGGGTCGTTGCTGTTGAGGGCGAGTTCCGATGGCGCTAGACAGGGAACAACGTCGGATTTGGTGTTGCAGTGGGGGAATCGGAAGCGGTTAAGGTGCATGAAGGTGCAGGTTAAGGACGATTCTTCAGGCCCGGTTCAGAGGACAACGGTTCGGGTGGATCGCCGGGTCGTTAGAACCGATAAGGATTCTTTAAATAAGCCCACCTTCGGTGTCAATAATAACACCCTTGGAGTTGGACACActcataataataacaacaacaatcaTCATCATAATCAGATTAACGGGTATCCAAATCTCCGTCAACGTCCTTCTTCTCCGCAGCAACGAATTCTCAG GAACTCAGAAGGTTCAAGTGCCATGAGAGGAGGACAAAGCAACGGGGGCGTTAGGGGAATTGCCTCACCGGACAGGGGTGCGCACGATAAGAGGGGGACCCATAACAACCACCTTAATGACAACAACAAGTCCGCAGCCTCATCGGATACTGCGCACGATAGCAAGAAGGGAGGGTCGCCCTCTGGCAGCGGAGACGCGGCTCCGCCCGTGTGGCCCCCGAAGTTCGTGATTGCCTTGACCAACaaggagaaggaagaagattttctCGCCATTAAGGGCTCAAAGCTGCCTCAGAGACCCAAGAAGAGAGCAAAATTCATTCAGCGCACGCTTAAT CTCGTTAGTCCTGGTGCATGGTTGTGCGATCTTACCTTGGAACGATATGAGGTTAGGGAGAAGAAAATATCCAAAAAG AGACCAAGAGGTTTGAAAGCAATGGGAAACATGGAGTCTGACTCTGAGTAG
- the LOC108331721 gene encoding vacuolar-processing enzyme: protein MDRFPIIFVVATLITLVSGGRDEILRLPSEASRFFQAPDTDENDEGTRWAVLIAGSNGYWNYRHQSDVCHAYQLLTKGGLKEENIVVFMYDDIAFNEENPRPGVIINSPHGNDVYKGVPKDYVGEDVTVNNFFAAILGNKSALTGGSGKVVNSGPNDHIFIYYSDHGGPGVLGMPTSPYMYASDLIEVLKKKHASGTYKSLVFYLEACESGSIFEGLLPEGLNIYATTAANAEESSWGTYCPGEYPSPPPEYETCLGDLYSVAWMEDSDIHNLRTETLHQQFELVKQRTMNGNSAYGSHVMQYGDVGLSKNNLSLYLGTNPANDNFPFLEKNSLVPPSKAVNQRDADLVHFWDKFRKAPLGSSRKSVAQKQILEAMSHRMHIDDSVTLIGKLLFGIEEGPELLSSVRPAGQPLVDDWDCLKTLVRTFETHCGSLSQYGMKHMRSFANLCNAGIRKEQMAEASAQACVSIPATPWSSLRSGFSA, encoded by the exons ATGGATCGTTTCCCCATCATTTTTGTCGTAGCCACCCTCATCACCCTCGTCTCCGGTGGCCGTGACGAGATTCTCCGATTGCCCTCCGAAGCTTCCAGGTTCTTCCAAGCACCCGATACTGATGAGAATGATGAGGGAACGAGGTGGGCCGTTTTAATTGCCGGATCCAATGGCTACTGGAATTACAGACACCAG TCTGATGTTTGCCATGCGTATCAACTGCTGACGAAAGGTGGtctgaaagaagaaaatattgtGGTATTTATGTATGATGACATTGCTTTCAATGAAGAGAACCCACGGCCTGGAGTCATTATTAACAGCCCTCATGGAAATGATGTTTACAAGGGAGTCCCGAAG GATTACGTTGGTGAAGATGTCactgttaacaatttttttgctGCTATACTTGGAAATAAATCAGCTCTTACCGGTGGTAGCGGGAAGGTTGTCAATAGTGGTCCCAatgatcatatatttatatactattctGATCATGGCGGTCCAGGAGTGTTAG GGATGCCTACTAGTCCATACATGTATGCCTCCGATCTGATTGAAgtcttaaagaaaaaacatgctTCTGGAACGTATAAAAGCCTA GTATTTTATCTAGAGGCATGTGAATCTGGGAGTATCTTTGAAGGTCTTCTTCCTGAAGGTCTGAATATCTATGCAACAACAGCAGCTAATGCAGAAGAAAGCAGTTGGGGAACATATTGTCCCGGGGAGTATCCTAGTCCCCCCCCTGAATATGAAACCTGCCTGGGTGACCTGTACAGTGTTGCTTGGATGGAAGACAG TGACATTCACAATTTGCGAACAGAAACTTTACATCAACAATTTGAATTG GTGAAACAAAGGACCATGAATGGAAATTCAGCCTATGGTTCCCACGTGATGCAGTATGGTGACGTAGGGCTTAGCAAGAACAATCTCTCCTTATATTTGGGTACAAATCCTGCTAATGATAATTTTCCTTTTCTGGAGAAAAACTCGTTGGTGCCACCTTCAAAAGCAGTCAACCAACGTGATGCAGATCTTGTCCATTTCTGGGATAAG TTCCGCAAAGCTCCTTTGGGTTCTTCTAGGAAATCTGTAGCTCAGAAACAAATTCTAGAAGCAATGTCTCACAGAATGCATATAGACGACAGCGTGACACTTATTGGAAAGCTGTTATTTGGCATTGAAGAGGGTCCAGAACTGCTTAGCAGTGTTAGACCTGCTGGGCAACCACTTGTTGATGACTGGGACTGCCTTAAAACACTG GTTAGGACTTTTGAGACACATTGTGGATCCCTGTCTCAGTATGGGATGAAACATATGAGGTCCTTTGCAAACCTCTGCAATGCTGGAATACGGAAAGAGCAAATGGCCGAGGCCTCAGCACAAGCATGCGTCAGTATTCCTGCAACTCCCTGGAGCTCTCTGAGAAGCGGTTTCAGTGCATAA